In Phocoena sinus isolate mPhoSin1 chromosome 10, mPhoSin1.pri, whole genome shotgun sequence, a single genomic region encodes these proteins:
- the LOC116761258 gene encoding uncharacterized protein LOC116761258 isoform X5: MPSRAAVKHPGASPPPLACRAPRPGIGVMLRKALLLSACFALAVTYPALLQEFITDLESTIDPESTTDPESTTGLDLTTGLQWTTGLELTTGLELTTDPESTTGLELTTDPGLTTGLELTTGLQWTTGLELTTGLQSTADPQSTTGLQWATGLESTTDPESTTGLESTTGLESTTDLSDLTTHHDFTEDAQTTTDVYLENTQTFELPTNVGLNTLSSKEEATEVTEEPSTSTGSNEYNTVFFV; the protein is encoded by the exons ATGCCCAGCAGAGCTGCGGTCAAGCACCCTGgggcctccccacctccactaGCCTGCCGCGCTCCCCGCCCTGGCATCGGCGTCATGCTCCGGAAAGCCCTGCTCCTCTCCGCCTGCTTTGCCCTGGCGGTGACTTACCCCGCACTGCTTCAGG AATTCATCACTGACTTAGAGTCAACCATTGACCCGGAGTCAACCACTGACCCAGAGTCGACCACTGGCCTAGATTTGACCACTGGCCTACAGTGGACCACTGGCCTAGAGTTGACCACTGGCCTAGAGTTGACCACTGACCCAGAGTCGACCACTGGCCTAGAGTTGACCACTGACCCAGGGTTGACCACTGGCCTAGAGTTGACCACTGGCCTACAGTGGACCACTGGCCTAGAG CTGACCACTGGCTTACAGTCGACTGCTGACCCACAGTCGACCACTGGCCTACAGTGGGCCACTGGCCTAGAGTCAACCACTGACCCAGAGTCGACCACTGGCCTAGAGTCGACCACTGGTCTAGAGTCGACCACTGACCTGTCAGACTTGACCACGCACCATGACTTCACTGAAGATGCACAAACAACAACTGATGTGTATTTGGAGAACACACAGACTTTTG aatTGCCTACTAATGTGGGATTAAACACCCTGAGCTCTAAGGAAGAAGCCACTGAGGTCACAG AGGAGCCCAGCACCTCCACGGGAAGCAACGAGTACAACACAGTGTTCTTTG TTTAG
- the LOC116761258 gene encoding integumentary mucin A.1-like isoform X1 gives MPSRAAVKHPGASPPPLACRAPRPGIGVMLRKALLLSACFALAVTYPALLQEFITDLESTIDPESTTDPESTTGLDLTTGLQWTTGLELTTGLELTTDPESTTGLELTTDPGLTTGLELTTGLQWTTGLEVTTGPELTTDPESTIGPELTTDPESTTGLDLTTGLQSTADPQSTTGLQWATGLESTTDPESTTGLDLTTGLELTTGLQSTADPQSTTGLQWATGLESTTDPESTTGLESTTGLESTTDLSDLTTHHDFTEDAQTTTDVYLENTQTFELPTNVGLNTLSSKEEATEVTEEPSTSTGSNEYNTVFFV, from the exons ATGCCCAGCAGAGCTGCGGTCAAGCACCCTGgggcctccccacctccactaGCCTGCCGCGCTCCCCGCCCTGGCATCGGCGTCATGCTCCGGAAAGCCCTGCTCCTCTCCGCCTGCTTTGCCCTGGCGGTGACTTACCCCGCACTGCTTCAGG AATTCATCACTGACTTAGAGTCAACCATTGACCCGGAGTCAACCACTGACCCAGAGTCGACCACTGGCCTAGATTTGACCACTGGCCTACAGTGGACCACTGGCCTAGAGTTGACCACTGGCCTAGAGTTGACCACTGACCCAGAGTCGACCACTGGCCTAGAGTTGACCACTGACCCAGGGTTGACCACTGGCCTAGAGTTGACCACTGGCCTACAGTGGACCACTGGCCTAGAGGTGACCACTGGCCCAGAGTTGACTACTGACCCAGAGTCGACCATTGGCCCAGAGTTGACCACTGACCCAGAGTCGACCACTGGCCTAGATTTGACCACTGGCTTACAGTCGACTGCTGACCCACAGTCGACCACTGGCCTACAGTGGGCCACTGGCCTAGAGTCAACCACTGACCCAGAGTCGACCACTGGCCTAGATTTGACCACTGGCCTAGAGCTGACCACTGGCTTACAGTCGACTGCTGACCCACAGTCGACCACTGGCCTACAGTGGGCCACTGGCCTAGAGTCAACCACTGACCCAGAGTCGACCACTGGCCTAGAGTCGACCACTGGTCTAGAGTCGACCACTGACCTGTCAGACTTGACCACGCACCATGACTTCACTGAAGATGCACAAACAACAACTGATGTGTATTTGGAGAACACACAGACTTTTG aatTGCCTACTAATGTGGGATTAAACACCCTGAGCTCTAAGGAAGAAGCCACTGAGGTCACAG AGGAGCCCAGCACCTCCACGGGAAGCAACGAGTACAACACAGTGTTCTTTG TTTAG
- the LOC116761258 gene encoding integumentary mucin A.1-like isoform X4 — MPSRAAVKHPGASPPPLACRAPRPGIGVMLRKALLLSACFALAVTYPALLQEFITDLESTIDPESTTDPESTTGLDLTTGLQWTTGLELTTGLELTTDPESTTGLELTTDPGLTTGLELTTGLQWTTGLEVTTGPELTTDPESTIGPELTTDPESTTGLDLTTGLQLTTGLELTTGLQSTADPQSTTGLQWATGLESTTDPESTTGLESTTGLESTTDLSDLTTHHDFTEDAQTTTDVYLENTQTFELPTNVGLNTLSSKEEATEVTEEPSTSTGSNEYNTVFFV, encoded by the exons ATGCCCAGCAGAGCTGCGGTCAAGCACCCTGgggcctccccacctccactaGCCTGCCGCGCTCCCCGCCCTGGCATCGGCGTCATGCTCCGGAAAGCCCTGCTCCTCTCCGCCTGCTTTGCCCTGGCGGTGACTTACCCCGCACTGCTTCAGG AATTCATCACTGACTTAGAGTCAACCATTGACCCGGAGTCAACCACTGACCCAGAGTCGACCACTGGCCTAGATTTGACCACTGGCCTACAGTGGACCACTGGCCTAGAGTTGACCACTGGCCTAGAGTTGACCACTGACCCAGAGTCGACCACTGGCCTAGAGTTGACCACTGACCCAGGGTTGACCACTGGCCTAGAGTTGACCACTGGCCTACAGTGGACCACTGGCCTAGAGGTGACCACTGGCCCAGAGTTGACTACTGACCCAGAGTCGACCATTGGCCCAGAGTTGACCACTGACCCAGAGTCGACCACTGGCCTAGATTTGACCACTGGCTTACAG TTGACCACTGGCCTAGAGCTGACCACTGGCTTACAGTCGACTGCTGACCCACAGTCGACCACTGGCCTACAGTGGGCCACTGGCCTAGAGTCAACCACTGACCCAGAGTCGACCACTGGCCTAGAGTCGACCACTGGTCTAGAGTCGACCACTGACCTGTCAGACTTGACCACGCACCATGACTTCACTGAAGATGCACAAACAACAACTGATGTGTATTTGGAGAACACACAGACTTTTG aatTGCCTACTAATGTGGGATTAAACACCCTGAGCTCTAAGGAAGAAGCCACTGAGGTCACAG AGGAGCCCAGCACCTCCACGGGAAGCAACGAGTACAACACAGTGTTCTTTG TTTAG
- the LOC116761258 gene encoding integumentary mucin A.1-like isoform X3: MPSRAAVKHPGASPPPLACRAPRPGIGVMLRKALLLSACFALAVTYPALLQEFITDLESTIDPESTTDPESTTGLDLTTGLQWTTGLELTTGLELTTDPESTTGLELTTDPGLTTGLELTTGLQWTTGLEVTTGPELTTDPESTIGPELTTDPESTTGLDLTTGLQSTADPQSTTGLQWATGLESTTDPESTTGLDLTTGLELTTGLQSTADPQSTTGLQWATGLESTTDPESTTGLESTTGLESTTDLSDLTTHHDFTEDAQTTTDVYLENTQTFEEPSTSTGSNEYNTVFFV; encoded by the exons ATGCCCAGCAGAGCTGCGGTCAAGCACCCTGgggcctccccacctccactaGCCTGCCGCGCTCCCCGCCCTGGCATCGGCGTCATGCTCCGGAAAGCCCTGCTCCTCTCCGCCTGCTTTGCCCTGGCGGTGACTTACCCCGCACTGCTTCAGG AATTCATCACTGACTTAGAGTCAACCATTGACCCGGAGTCAACCACTGACCCAGAGTCGACCACTGGCCTAGATTTGACCACTGGCCTACAGTGGACCACTGGCCTAGAGTTGACCACTGGCCTAGAGTTGACCACTGACCCAGAGTCGACCACTGGCCTAGAGTTGACCACTGACCCAGGGTTGACCACTGGCCTAGAGTTGACCACTGGCCTACAGTGGACCACTGGCCTAGAGGTGACCACTGGCCCAGAGTTGACTACTGACCCAGAGTCGACCATTGGCCCAGAGTTGACCACTGACCCAGAGTCGACCACTGGCCTAGATTTGACCACTGGCTTACAGTCGACTGCTGACCCACAGTCGACCACTGGCCTACAGTGGGCCACTGGCCTAGAGTCAACCACTGACCCAGAGTCGACCACTGGCCTAGATTTGACCACTGGCCTAGAGCTGACCACTGGCTTACAGTCGACTGCTGACCCACAGTCGACCACTGGCCTACAGTGGGCCACTGGCCTAGAGTCAACCACTGACCCAGAGTCGACCACTGGCCTAGAGTCGACCACTGGTCTAGAGTCGACCACTGACCTGTCAGACTTGACCACGCACCATGACTTCACTGAAGATGCACAAACAACAACTGATGTGTATTTGGAGAACACACAGACTTTTG AGGAGCCCAGCACCTCCACGGGAAGCAACGAGTACAACACAGTGTTCTTTG TTTAG
- the LOC116761258 gene encoding integumentary mucin A.1-like isoform X2, producing MPSRAAVKHPGASPPPLACRAPRPGIGVMLRKALLLSACFALAVTYPALLQEFITDLESTIDPESTTDPESTTGLDLTTGLQWTTGLELTTGLELTTDPESTTGLELTTDPGLTTGLELTTGLQWTTGLEVTTGPELTTDPESTIGPELTTDPESTTGLESTTGLQWATGLESTTDPESTTGLDLTTGLELTTGLQSTADPQSTTGLQWATGLESTTDPESTTGLESTTGLESTTDLSDLTTHHDFTEDAQTTTDVYLENTQTFELPTNVGLNTLSSKEEATEVTEEPSTSTGSNEYNTVFFV from the exons ATGCCCAGCAGAGCTGCGGTCAAGCACCCTGgggcctccccacctccactaGCCTGCCGCGCTCCCCGCCCTGGCATCGGCGTCATGCTCCGGAAAGCCCTGCTCCTCTCCGCCTGCTTTGCCCTGGCGGTGACTTACCCCGCACTGCTTCAGG AATTCATCACTGACTTAGAGTCAACCATTGACCCGGAGTCAACCACTGACCCAGAGTCGACCACTGGCCTAGATTTGACCACTGGCCTACAGTGGACCACTGGCCTAGAGTTGACCACTGGCCTAGAGTTGACCACTGACCCAGAGTCGACCACTGGCCTAGAGTTGACCACTGACCCAGGGTTGACCACTGGCCTAGAGTTGACCACTGGCCTACAGTGGACCACTGGCCTAGAGGTGACCACTGGCCCAGAGTTGACTACTGACCCAGAGTCGACCATTGGCCCAGAGTTGACCACTGACCCAGAGTCGACCACTGGCCTAG AGTCGACCACTGGCCTACAGTGGGCCACTGGCCTAGAGTCAACCACTGACCCAGAGTCGACCACTGGCCTAGATTTGACCACTGGCCTAGAGCTGACCACTGGCTTACAGTCGACTGCTGACCCACAGTCGACCACTGGCCTACAGTGGGCCACTGGCCTAGAGTCAACCACTGACCCAGAGTCGACCACTGGCCTAGAGTCGACCACTGGTCTAGAGTCGACCACTGACCTGTCAGACTTGACCACGCACCATGACTTCACTGAAGATGCACAAACAACAACTGATGTGTATTTGGAGAACACACAGACTTTTG aatTGCCTACTAATGTGGGATTAAACACCCTGAGCTCTAAGGAAGAAGCCACTGAGGTCACAG AGGAGCCCAGCACCTCCACGGGAAGCAACGAGTACAACACAGTGTTCTTTG TTTAG